A stretch of Fusarium poae strain DAOMC 252244 chromosome 2, whole genome shotgun sequence DNA encodes these proteins:
- a CDS encoding hypothetical protein (MEROPS:MER0000320), with the protein MSSSPRPGSLTRTHTGNATLSAKDIYTAGFHKALNPKDANEKASSSRVRNKLLERLNDRSKNDPFKRLIEEISNIIFEELKKEERAIEGVKNFLKDDDVDDCLRWHLLYYAVNIDELGNARNESKLPRLQLSKAIISERPYLSFENPSAVHRAKELYQKDCGSKNFHQGYKVKQTPLHKAAESGNAEAIEAMIMEGKKFYNEDGFGGKSPGFLRAMNLKHHEQLSQNDCRLVNMMRPTTKDSGATALSLAANADHGSSDTIIKLLQVSDIACGDETFGEAVEEGKLQIVEAFLGKDDPKLFKNVITEDAVKTALRNLNNADLDEVNAENNVDTSSNARHRIAELLISRIQDPLHVDDIAESIIATGSMKVWQACPGSMVSPKLQKHLIHLAVKHQKLNFVQHFLKEYPDSVRELWGDDKHIGQQYPLWYNNHDKDGNKIPKPLIGTVRGNIRNEIVTKMIHKIEEMEKLSDAFNHCEAVGQLCLDLSRFDSKGFRVSDFVDSMISQADNDLVTYEQTLRYVEFPPLDMLPEARETFKDDCPLQFQHTEIFKILKWLRDKKKVQTIIRLKASDRLVNCHDQRLMAKGVELFSVKVLDWKVLDLCLDIFDKTSQENITDLSPWASNCSKTRLKIVKIFVVKETCTTVHRNAVFRELVRKANMNNELPVISIERTCWYHKQELADLSKIAERIDPQLGGWLVNLKSKYEGYEGLRRTKVAILDNGVLSIAPKSSITAASSGSSGASEQFAWGKDDDKKGNTKDDKKGSTHHSNSAHEDGNIDITSSLSSRIKGGRSFVEGRSSHSPWHLACHPHGTQMANIICAIDPLCDIYVARVAEDAFGITAKRVEKAIAWAISKKVDIISMSFTIGEMGEISKLLHEATQKGIVMTCSTHDEGAKAQNAYPAGLKSDDKSLLVLAACDEFGTPIREIEPNKFHYLIRGQKMAAGTIPFLKSNDTVDGSSVSTALAAGLCSLTLTCDRLRDKDIEYEPGHEGEIETLVIILRKIAAFALLSTFSVPAVYHDG; encoded by the exons ATGAGTTCTTCCCCACGACCAGGTTCTTTAACGAGAACTCACACCGGAAATGCGACGTTGAGCGCTAAGGATATTTATACAGCGGGTTTCCACAAGGCGTTAAATCCAAAAGATGCCAACGAAAAGgcctcaagctcaagggtTCGAAATAAGCTTCTAGAGCGGCTGAATGATCGCAGCAAAAACGACCCATTCAAAAGATTGATTGAGGAGATATCAAACATCATTTTTGAAGAACtgaaaaaggaagaaagggCTATTGAAGGCGTCAAAAACTTTCTGAAAGACGACGACGTGGATGATTGCCTGAGATGGCATCTGTTATATTATGCCGTCAACATAGACGAGCTGGGAAACGCAAGAAACGAAAGTAAACTGCCTCGATTACAACTCAGCAAAGCCATCATCTCTGAGCGCCCCTATCTGTCCTTTGAAAATCCATCGGCCGTTCATCGTGCCAAAGAGCTCTACCAGAAAGACTGCGGCTCGAAGAATTTTCACCAGGGCTACAAGGTCAAGCAGACCCCACTACACAAGGCCGCTGAGAGTGGCAATGCCGAAGCCATTGAAGCCATGATCATGGAAGGAAAGAAGTTCTACAACGAAGATGGGTTCGGAGGGAAGAGCCCGGGGTTTCTTCGTGCCATGAATCTTAAACACCACGAGCAACTGTCACAAAATGATTGCCGGCTTGTCAATATGATGCGGCCAACTACCAAGGACTCTGGAGCGACTGCGTTGAGCCTGGCCGCTAATGCTGACCATGGATCATCGGACACAATTATCAAGTTGCTTCAAGTTTCAGACATTGCCTGCGGTGACGAAACCTTCGGGGAAGCTGTCGAAGAAGGCAAGCTTCAGATTGTCGAAGCTTTTCTCGGCAAGGATGATCCAAAATTGTTCAAAAATGTTATTACGGAAGACGCAGTAAAAACTGCGTTAAGAAATCTCAACAATGCCGACCTTGACGAGGTCAATGCCGAGAATAACGTGGACACTTCTAGCAATGCCCGGCACAGGATTGCCGAGCTCCTCATCAGTCGCATTCAAGATCCTCTCCACGTTGATGACATAGCAGAGAGTATTATCGCAACCGGGTCTATGAAGGTCTGGCAAGCTTGCCCTGGATCCATGGTATCACCTAAACTGCAAAAGCATCTGATTCATCTAGCAGTCAAACATCAGAAGCTCAATTTCGTTCAGCACTTTTTGAAAGAGTATCCAGACTCTGTCCGTGAGCTGTGGGGGGACGATAAACATATTGGTCAACAGTACCCGCTCTGGTATAACAACCATGACAAGGACGGGAATAAAATTCCAAAGCCTCTTATCGGCACCGTGCGTGGCAATATCCGCAATGAGATTGTTACCAAAATGATACACAAAATTGAAGAGATGGAGAAGCTGTCTGATGCATTCAACCATTGTGAAG CAGTTGGACAACTTTGCCTGGATCTGTCACGGTTTGATTCAAAGGGCTTCCGCGTTTCGGACTTTGTTGATTCCATGATCTCACAAGCTGACAATGATCTTGTTACTTACGAGCAGACTCTGCGATATGTTGAGTTTCCGCCGCTGGACATGCTCCCGGAGGCGAGGGAGACCTTTAAAGATGACTGTCCACTTCAGTTTCAGCATACCGAGATTTTCAAAATACTCAAATGGCTTagggacaagaagaaggttcAAACAATTATTAGACTGAAAGCGTCAGATAGGCTCGTGAACTGCCATGATCAGAGGCTTATGGCTAAAGGTGTCGAGCTTTTCAGCGTTAAAGTTCTGGATTGGAAAGTCCTTGACTTGTGCTTGGATATATTTGACAAGACTTCTCAGGAAAATATTACAGACTTGT CCCCATGGGCTTCAAATTGTTCAAAAACGCGA CTCAAAATCGTCAAGATCTTCGTAGTCAAG GAGACTTGTACCACTGTCCACCGGAATGCGGTGTTTCGTGAGTTAGTACGAAAGGCTAACATGAACAATGAGCTCCCCGTGATCAGTATTGAGCGAACGTGCTGGTATCATAAGCAGGAACTAGCAGACTTGAGCAAAAT TGCAGAAAGAATAGATCCACAACTTGGCGGATGGCTTGTGAATCTCAAGTCTAAATACGAAGGTTACGAGGGCCTCAGACGGACCAAAGTCGCTATACTTGATAATGGCGTGCTTAGCATCGCTCCTAAATCGAGTATAACGGCTGCGTCTAGTGGTAGTTCCGGGGCCTCAGAGCAGTTCGCTTGGGGAAAAGATGATGATAAGAAAGGCAACACAAAAGACGACAAGAAAGGCAGCACACATCATAGTAATTCCGCTCACGAGGATGGTAACATCGATATCACTAGTAGCCTTTCCAGCCGTATCAAGGGTGGGCGCTCATTTGTTGAAGGGAGATCGAGTCATAGCCCTTGGCATCTTGCATGCCATCCCCATGGAACACAAATGGCCAACATCATCTGTGCAATTGATCCTCTTTGCGACATTTATGTTGCGAGGGTCGCCGAGGATGCTTTCGGTATCACTGCAAAAAGAGTTGAGAAG GCCATTGCGTGGGCTATTAGCAAAAAGGTCGATATTATCTCCATGAGTTTCACCATTGGGGAAATGGGAGAAATCTCTAAATTGCTGCACGAGGCTACTCAAAAAGGCATCGTTATGACTTGCAGCACGCATGATGAAGGGGCCAAAGCCCAGAATGCCTACCCAGCAGGCCTCAAATCAGATGATAAGTCACTCCTTGTTCTCGCTGCATGTGATGAGTTCGGCACACCTATTCGAGAGATCGAACCAAACAAATTCCACTATCTGATTCGGGGTCAGAAAATGGCTGCAGGCACGATTCCTTTCCTGAAGTCGAACGACACTGTTGATGGAAGTTCTGTATCAACAGCACTTGCAGCTGGATTATGCTCTCTTACTCTGACTTGCGACCGCCTTCGGGATAAGGACATAGAGTATGAGCCAGGGCACG AGGGCGAAATAGAAACCCTTGTTATTATACTGAGAAAGATC GCGGCGTTTGCCTTACTGTCCACATTTTCAGTTCCAGCTGTCTATCATGATGGATAA